The sequence below is a genomic window from Lytechinus pictus isolate F3 Inbred chromosome 6, Lp3.0, whole genome shotgun sequence.
taGATGGAATTATTCACCCCCTTTTGTATCTGATTTTATGTTTCAAACTGCTCTTAAATCAACTTTGCAATGGAAATTCCTAGAAGGACTCATACaatttttcctttctccttaaaagaatttcaaaatggaaagtggaGGTTCGATATCTCATAAACCATCATCTCATAACAATGTTTAGTCAATAGAACTAGTAATTTGGACCGGCCATAAGGAAGTCTATTTGCTTATTGATGTTGTTTTTGTCGGCTTAAATACATAATTGGATAGCGGTAGTTTTCAGCGAATcatttgattaattaatatCACCATGTTCACCTGTCCTAGTTCACCAAAGGGGAAATAGAACTGCAAATGAATAATGGGTCTCCTGTTTTTCGGCATCTCGCTTGGCAGAAAAGCTAGCATGGCCACTCTTTTTCCTACACACATGTCATCCTTCATCGAGGCTGTGTACAATCCGGGTTTGTCCAAGTTGAAAAGCAGCTTGTCTTTCGTGATGGTGCATTCGGAAGGAGACAGTTCCCGACGAGAAACGCCTCCTCCCCCTGTTAGGTGGAAGATACACAATCAAGAAAAGCGCAGTGGTTTCATGTCAATCGTTGGAACATACAGGAAATAAGGTGCTAAAGCCAAATAAAGTGCCGATTTAGCACTTTATTTGGCTTTAGCACCTTATTTCCTGTATGGAGCTCGTATAACGTGCTGTGACGTACCACATTAAACACCGTAAGCGCTGGAAATCAGCACCTAAACTGCAGTCACCATACCGCCTGCCTGAAGTGCTGATTTAGCACTTattcttaaaaatattttttggttatgtattattttttagaTTGAGGGAGGAAGTGAGGGGAAACCCATTAGTCGGGATTATTTACACTTTAATGCTTCTGTACTTCTtgtcttcaataatattatcaaCAATGAGCAATAAAATAAGGTTAATCGGCCCTAActactgcaaaaactctggtgttgatttaacaccagcccgaaatctatatatgtccacaccagataagtgttaaacaacaccagtttcgttttggtctaacaccagatttaattaattaattaattagtattaaaacaacatcggctcgattccaaactggtgttgtttcaatacttctctggtgtggacatatatagattccgggctggtgttaaatcaatacCGGAGTTTTTGTAgtgacaaatatatatttttttaagtacgTTCAACTGAAAGGTAAATCGTACCTTCGGTGTGATCAGAACCTTTCTCTGACTTGTGATAAACAACcacctttcctttcccttcaaGAGCAGCCTGCGAAAGCTCTGCACAGTGGCTCAAAATCATCTCAACCGGGCTTCCTTCGAAGTTTCCACCGACGTTGACAGTTGGACAAATTGCTACATCATCTGTTTCGGAAACTCCTTCCATGAGGTCGGCTGATGAGATGCCAACTTTAAAGAAGGTGGAAATGGAGGTTGCACATGTGCTTAAATAACCTGACACCCTAATTTGTTTCATGCGTATTTTATTCAGTGCAACAATCTTACTATTCATTGCGTTttagatcagggccccgtcttacagagatacgattgatccaatcaatcgtatctctttggaaatccatcagtgtcataattttgtctttcaggaaatgtgcaaaatgacCTTAGTAAACGAAGGAGAACACAccgaactgtcaagaaatcaaagaATTTATGGACATACATTCATATCCAGAAATTTcttttgagcaaacatgcattgaatatgttgactttgctggttttgcgattgatcggatcaatcgcaactctttgtaagacggctCCCTGATCCTAAAATGAACTCCAAGAAAGGCCATGTAGCAATGTATTAGTTTCACACTGAacaaactccggtgttgatttaacaccagcccggaatctacatATGCCCACAcaagagaagtattgaaacaacaccagtttggaatgaAACCCTTGCTGTTTTAAtaattggtgttgtttaaacacctatctggtatTAGACCGAATTCAAACCGGTGTAGTttaacacctctctggtgtggacatattagacgggtcaatatatggtttgacccggaacaaattgcaacaaatgatttttcaactgtttctggcagtatttgacctcaggaataacatactaaaaatctaccaaaatccgcatccgggaaagtggttattttcaagatggcgtccaagatggccgccattcactaaaaatggatataactcactcattatccaccctagaatcctatttgggttcatattccatggtccaatgggtaaacgaatttatttagacaagttagagtgaatattagcactccaaggtaccaggaaaatccaagatggcgcccaaattggctgccgtagtctaaaaaatccacaattcatctattacttacttaagtggctttaatttggtttccattcgattgttttaatggtgaagtagtacatcgggacaagttacaaggacagtcagtggtctggtgtgtccataaatacaagatggcttccaaaaatattgagtttaaaatggctgtttatccttaaaatgggcatagctcatatcacatctacctgagagatatgattttggtgtctagaccatggtttcaatggtcaaataatacattgtgacaagttacaaggacagtcagtggtccgctGTGTccaaaaatacaagatggcttcaaaaaattgagtttaaaatggctgtttatccttaaaatgggcatagctcatatcacatctacctgagagatatgattttggtgtctagaccatggtttcaatggtcaaataatacattgtgacaagttacaaggacagtcagtggtccggtatgttaaaaaatccaagatggcttccaaaaatggagtaaaaaatgctgttgctacttaaaaaaacccaacatagttcgttcaatatccgggaatatgatttttgtgcctataccatggttaaatgggtcaaataataaattgggataagttacaaggacgatgggtggtcaagtatgtccaaaagtccacggtggcttaaaaaatagtatcaattagccgcgatggtatttaaaaatgcaaattgttCATGTTAtattcgtcaagggcatatgattttgttgcctatatcatggtttcaaaaggaataaaattagttacaaggacagtcagtggtccagtatgtcgaaaatctaagaaagcttccaaaaatcggagtctaaaatgactgctgttacttttaaaatggacatagttcattatccaccaaggagatatgatttcggtgaccacactatggtttcatggttaaaacaatacgtttggactggttacattgatatgcagttgtccagtttgcctaaaacacaagagggtttttaaaaagggaatctaaaacgactcatattcaatagtggtcagagttctacaatattcacctgtaagaaataatgttggtgtccaaattgtggtatgaagggtcaaataataaaatcggacaagtaacaaggatggttagtactcAATGTTGTCAAAGaatccatgatggattctaaaatttcatcaaaatgggtgctgtaccaactcatgaaacaataataacttgtccccatgcatttaagtgcAGGAACCTagattatttctaacaggtagatattttacgtaacagtagtcactttagaacccattttttaaGTTTACTTGGATTTTGaggcaaaatggatagctgcatatcatagtaaccagtcccaaagtattgtttggcccttgaaaccctagtgtagacaccaaaataatatccccaaggtgtatttataatgttctgcatccacttttaagtaacagcagccatttaagacccccatttttaaagccatcttcgatttttggacatacctgacacctgactgtcctttcaacttaaccaaatgtattgcttgaccctgtaaactctagcatagacagcaaaatcatacctccaaggtgtatttataataaactatgcatacttgtaagtaacaacagtcaatttacaccccatttttttttaaagtaatctaGGATTTTTAAAATACAGACAACTGATTGGTCTTGTAACTgaccctagtgtattacttgacctttttaaaccatggtttaacacCAAACTCATTTTCCCCAtacagatattaaacaaactatgtccttttataagtaacatcagacattttttactccatttttggaagccatcttggaattttggacatactagaccactgactgccattgtcttgtcctaatatataatttgacccttgaaaccatagtttagacaccgaaatcatatctcacaggcggatttaaaatgatatatgccattttaaagtatcaacagccattttaaaatcaggttttggaagccatattggatttttggtcataccagaccactgactggccttaAAATATGTCCTAATGTATCATTTTGGCCCtcaaaccagtggtttagacaccaaaatcacatttcccaggccgatatgaaatgagctttgtccgctttaagtatcagcagcatatttttaagatcaatttttggacgccatcttcgatttttggacataccagaccattgactttccttgtaacttatcctaatatattatttgacccttgaaaccagtggtttagacatgaaaatcacatatcccaggtcaaaatgaaatgagctttgtccgctttaagtattagcagccatttcagaatcattTTTTGAAATCCATCggggatttttgcacataccagaccactgactttccttgtaacttatcccaatgtattatttgacccatttaaccatggtagagacacaaaaatcatatttctggacattgaacaaactatgtcggatttttttaagtagcaacagcaattttcgactccatttttggaagccatctttgattttttaacatactgcaccactgactgtccttgtaacttgtcccaatgtcttatttgaccattgaaatcatggtctagtcaccaaaatcattatgtcccaggcgaatatgaaatgaactttgtccattttaattatcaacagccattttaaactccattcttggaagccatcttggattcttggacacaccagaccactggctgtccttgtaacttgtttcaatgtactatttcaccctcaaaaccattgaatagaaaacaaatttagatgaattgtggattttcagcctacagcagccattttgggcgccatcttggatttgcctggtacactggagggcttataattcattctagcctatatcaatttttttacccccagaccatggaatatgaaccgaatTAGTATTCTATGGTGGATAATGTGTcatttgtatccattttcagtgaatggcggccatcttggacgccatcttgaaaataaccactttcccgtatgcggattttggtagatttttagtatgttattcctgaggtcaaatagtacaaaataccgttgaaaaatcatttgttgcaatttgttccgggtaaggctatttttggtcgtatattgacccgtctatataatagattccgggctggtgttaaatcaacaccggtgtttttgcagtgcactgTTCCCAGTATCTGGAATAGTCTCCCTGTCAATATCCGTTCATGTTCTTCATTACGAGTATTCAAAAATAATCTAAAAAAACCCCATATCTGTTTCAAAATAATACcccttcatatatattttttggtaaGCACTTGGAGAGCAGAATATTACTCTTTTTGTCATATAAAGCGCTTTGAGCATGATAATGGAAAGTtgctatataaatatttaatgtATGTATGACAGAGTATCCCTTGCCAGCCAATCCTGAACCTCTTCCTAGTTTAGAATTTGCAAAGATCATGGACATCTTCGAAAGATCAAAGCTAGGATGTCATGAAATATCAAGGGGGTTTTCGTAATCACTACGCATGCAGACGCTTTTTCCTTTTGTCAAAAACCCTACAAAATGAAAACAGGCTCTGTCGATAATCAGTGAAttaaaacagcagtgtcgtcttggtgggtgtttcatgaaatttgtcatcgGTGATTAAATCCTTGGTTTTTAATGGGCTAAGGAGCACTGTTCCCTAACTATTACTGTGGTATATCACTCTAAATACCgaggatataaaataaaaccagatcggctgtgaatagtgaccagccgaatttagaatttgttttaaatcttaaggattgacttttaattcaaaaatatttaaattcatttttttttttttttttattccaatcaacaaggtttaaatctaaatttaaTATTCGGCTGTTctctattcacagccgatctggatttattttaaatccttggaatttagagtgtaactGTGGGAGAGAGAGACAGCGTGCCAGTGTTGCCAACTTTGATGAACCGGTCCCTCTGGCTCCGGACAAATGACAAATGTTCGTCCAGCCCAAATCTTCAAATGATCTGCTGTCCCTATCCaccaactccccccccccccaaaaaaaaaaaaaaaaccctctcaGTTGTCCATTGTTATTTGAATCAAATTTTCGAAGggattggtgcgttgtagaaagCGTGTTCGTAGTGATTTCGAAAACTCTCTAACaatcgtggggggggggggttgggactTACTCTTGATGCCGTGGTCTTCCGATGGATCGGTCAGACGAACTTCGATAGAGATCCCCATTTGCCTATTTTCGTAAAGGCCATACGAAATACCTTCCTTCCCAATTGTTTGATACGCCGTAGGTTCCTCAAAATCGACTTGGACAGTGCCTTAAAAGATAAAGGAATCATTCTTCAAATCGTCTCTCAAAACTCAATACTTCAGCAGACAATGGCAGATGTGtagtaataattatgtttttaacAGAATTATGGCGCGATATAAATGATGtggattatcatcatcataattattattcaaaattgagaagatgaataatcatgataataataataataataatgataataataataattacaataataaggTTGCTCTATACCAAAATCAGTTCATGTGTTAAACCAAACTTACCCCGACCCGAAGCATgactttaaggacgttccacaattaagtttgtgcgcattatgacgTGCTTTGACGTCATAATTCATACATAGGTGATTGATTAGTTTTAGATATTTTCCCTTGATCTGCATTCTAAAATGAGATCAGATGAGctattttgtattatattgaaGGTGATTTGCTGAAAATAAGTTATGAACCCAATGTATAAATACCTCTACATTTTCATAATACCTTACTCTGCATTGGTGGAAATTTTAAAGAACAAGACATCGATTTTGAATGAATGGTAagatattttaaaatgtttccTCACATAGATGTAAAGCATTTGGcgtgtttttgttttaaaaaaaaaccacttgTTCCAAAAGTGCTGTTTAAAACACGTAAATGAACCCCCTTTTTTGCTGACACATATTAAGTAAACCCTTTTCTACAACTTTgcagttttgaaaaaaagtgatgcatttattgtactttgcaaatatattatgaaaaaaaaaacctttagaGATAGGTCTTTGTGATCTTTTGGCATCATTCATAGCACTTTAAGATGCTACTAGCCTTAAAAGTGCAAACGAATACACGTAGcaatatgaaatgaatatcCATGTTAAGTATAAAATTCTTAAAATTATACTGTGAAATTTGACGAAATTTACAGAATTTGACTGAATAATAGAGGTTTGTAGCAATCTCATGACTTCTAAAAAATGTCCAAATCTTTTGAATGCCCATTCCAAGAGAGCTTCGAATTGGGTAAACCTTAAAGCTTGCTAattcaaaagataaataaataaggcGAATGACgccatgtgattttttttgctttttggaaTATTAAGGTGCTAAAGTAACTCTgtgcaaaattttatgaaactGACATGGATTTCATTCTAACTTTGGAATGTCCTTAACTCACACTTAAttctttgtaaaacacccccTAGATAGAACACTCATTGGACATTTCCGTACTCGTGTGGtttcacgggcctaattacaactggcaggcaaaataTATTAATTCGAGCCAaaccattctcaatttttaaatttgatattgctgattgacaaaaattaataaatatgattgacaatctgacactgattctagggagggtatcTTCtaaacttcctttttccaaattggaaagatatatcagcACTTTGGAACTAtgtttttactggcggaagaattagtgccattttactctctcaagtgatgaatttgatcctgtcaggtgtagtcttcataaatgccaatttattttttaaatgagccggtcgaAGTACCTTTTTCtagtcagatatggaatgtcagacataatCCTATTCACTGGTCgtctggtagtaaacattcaaccctcaaatttcctccttatttttttgatttttttaagtgccactttaacaaaCGAGTCTATTGAAATTCAATTAGGCCTCTGATACCGTGTATTCATGAATGTATGACACTACTTTACCTCGTCCTCTCACGATGCAGAAAACTTCCTTGATCAGTATAGTGCTAATAAGCCTATTGTCTTGAAGAATGTTGATATTCATTTCCTGGATAACTTGgttgttttttatatcatagtcTTTCAGAAAGAAGACGATATAATGCATTAGGCATTTCATCTCAACCTTTGTAATTACCTGCGAGTTtgatataaataataacaataatataagcctattttgactttatgtaAATTCCCCGcccatttattttatatttagcGAATCCTAATCTTAAAATTTGCATGAAAATTTGATGATAGGACCTGATGAGCCTTGACCAAAGGCAGGGACGGCAGATACGGGGGAGGGGGAACTCACTATCCAAAAATTCCAGGTAGGAAAGCATTGtcctttttcaaataaaacgtgccttttttcaaaatgaaatatcctTTTAAAGTAAACCTGCATTTTATGTCGgtttgcgcttcgcgcttgaatcaattattgtttagcaaggtactcatcctgttcatggttacaaaaatgatCAGAATATTAAGTTCTCAGGttggaaaaattatttattatttatttattttacttatttatttataacaaaatatttcagcaaAAGCTGGTATCAAAAGGGGCCCTAAAAGCATaaaaacatgtatatacaagtgatacaaatatacaaagtaaaaacattatataaatCATACATATTAGAACACAGAAAGGCATGCAAAATTGGAGCCATTAGAATGTTTGTAACACAGGAAccattaacattttaaaatttgctGGACATAATGTatgatttgatttcttttttaaaactagCATGACTAgtagtcaggtccagatttaAAAAATGTGCTCAGAAAAAGTGCTTTAGGCATTTTGTGTGAATGCTGATTTATCAATTGTAATTCAGGGGTGCTGAATCCAAAAATGCTGTTTGTCAATCTTGATTCTGACGTTTTCATCCTCAAATCGgcaaaaacaaaatggcggcattTTGAATGCGGTTTCCCATATTCAACGATTTTTATGTATgattatatttcagaaattgggGTCTATGCATTATTTTGATACCCAGGGTTGCAAACATAATGTGTGCGATTGATTCGTCAGCCATCTTTAACTCCAAGATGGCAGCCATCATTCACAGCTGctgattgataaataatataGCCAAATGTTTGTTAATTTTGGGGCGATGCTGGCATAATCACATTGTGTTATCTTTAACATGTCCGCCATTTTTTCCTCGCATGCATAGCAGAAGCAAGACATGGACGTCGCTTTTGCTACGGAGGCGATGACCATGGCGGTGGCGAAGTCAACATCATATCCTAaccgaggttaagtttttgaaatgtcataacttttagggTATAGatgtctatttcatgaaacttaggatTAAACAAAGTCTATTGAGACAGGTTATAGTTACAAAAGGTCGTCAAGGGTACCTGAGATCCAACATAGCATCCAAAACGGCATTCGTTAAGCCATCAACTccaaaaattaaagtaaatcatcataatcatcaaaaaAGCTTTCAAGGCAAATAATGAATCAGGACATGTTTACAAGATAGTCAATGAGTGTGTCAGAGAATCCAAGATGACCTTCCTAAATGGCGTCTATAATGGACGTTGTAACTTTGAAATGGTCCAAATTCATATAATATCCACCTTGTAGAAATGACTTTGGAGtttaccaagaaaaaaattgaaacataaaaaaaaaaaatcatggttcCAAAGGGAAAATTACatttagtccgggttataattgagcaagaagccacacggaaaaggaaaaattttaatatagtgcttctagaccacattttttacgctgaatatgaatatatgaagtaaccaggctgtatcctaaAAATTAatccgtgagggcgcttttttcaaaatggccgccaacttttcataacatttgaattttcgtacatagattttgacatacacattccattgccacaaaattagtgtcatttgaaagacaaataaatttcctataatttggtactatttaaaggggataagtaggtcattttaGGTAGAAAACtgaattttttgtcattttttcccaaaaatttaacattttgcaaatacatgattttacataattctaagaaaaattaataaattaccttgaaatatttcagaaaactttattgataaaCTATTATTATGtcgatgaaattccaactctctATCATTGTTTTTAGCAAaattataaggtatcaaacttgaatacttcaatttcagaaatgccactttttgtatgcatttccatagactaatacgtataacatgaattatacatgtatgtataatgtttagttcaaaattaaatgcaattatctccgctttttaaccacttggagattAAGAGtatgcttttctctatcagatacataaaaaaatgttggcacatcaaggtctgaccctctcatgggggtgggggtgtcgaagtcacCCCCTGCCCTTGGccatatcatgttgttgtatattgcctatttgttggaaataaatactttttttttggagcacccattaaGGCAAAAACAGGCATATCTGCTATATCCCCAACAgccactttgattgctttgaaactATTTtcagaggaaagagtaggcctTGTTCTGCCAGCTACATCTAAAgaagtggcacatcgaagcctacccctctcggggggggggggggggcttttgcttaattttgccaatttatttgaaaattcacaatttttgacccaatattgaggccaaaaagcgtttgtgctttgttgtacaccccattttattgatttaaaaccacttagagaggaaagagtagggttagttctaccagctacataagcGCGGAcacatcgaaccctagccctctcaggggctgtctaagtcaacccaccttctatatcatgtatattaccgatttattggatatttcacaattttggatcacccattgaggcaaaagcgcGTTTCTTCTATgaagtacagccaattttattttctagcAATGACTTCGAGAAGaaagtaggctttgctctatcagctacatataaagaagtgttggcaaatcgaagcTTATCCCCTTCAAAATGTTCAGGGGGGGGTAAGAATTTATCCCTTCAATTTCCGGTATTTGACtatttgaagagctcacttgcaaaaggggttaggaccatttttcatcaaatttgattttttttgtctcaatgtatagatttttagtagctctataagatgataccaaagaaaagttgaaattcccattaaaaagtgatctaaaatggcaaagaaaaatcacttttttttcaaacctctaaacctctaaatttttagccATTCTGATGAAAACagcgaaaatttgaaattcacatgaaaacatgaataaaagtggcaaagaaaaatcaatcttttaatcaaaagagattggattcatttcagtttagttgcaaaaggggttaggtccacaatgataattttttctaaaatatatagaaaaaattgaagacaggtagatttcttttataccaaattttatgttcatatgatagggtagtacatcatggcaatttagtttctcataagaatgttgcaataagtgagaataaaaaacatggtttttctcggaatggtccaaagtggacctaaccccttttgcaactaaactcttcatatagaggggggggggttgacttaGATAGCCCCTGGGAGGGGTAGGTTTTGATGTGCCAGCGCTTCTTAATAATATGTAagtgatagagcaaagcctacgctttcctctccaagtaattgcaaaaaaaataaaatttgctaTATgatatatagtagaaacgcccttatgcctcaatgggtgacccaaaatggtgaattatcCAATAAATCGgtaatatacatgatatagagggggggggggtgactaaGACAGCCCATAAGAGGGCTAGGGTTTGATGTGCCAGcgcttatttatatgtagctggtagacaaatcctactctttcctctctaagtggtttaaaatcaataaattggggtgtacaacaaagcacacaCGCTTTCTGGCTCAATGTTGtgtccaaaattgtgaattttcaaataaattggcaatatttaGCAaagccatccccccccccccccgagaggggtaggcttcgatgtgccactttTTTAGATGTAGCCagtagaacaaagcctactgtttcctctccaagtagtttcaaagcaatcaaagtggctgtactgt
It includes:
- the LOC129262945 gene encoding uncharacterized protein LOC129262945 → MNKKIGFIGFVPRNHGIRKGFPVKIAFFHQSHHYQIAQIIAEHERWVGYEPNTRAISVMLDTDSDVILETSSRKGVTQKRVITKVEMKCLMHYIVFFLKDYDIKNNQVIQEMNINILQDNRLISTILIKEVFCIVRGRGTVQVDFEEPTAYQTIGKEGISYGLYENRQMGISIEVRLTDPSEDHGIKIGISSADLMEGVSETDDVAICPTVNVGGNFEGSPVEMILSHCAELSQAALEGKGKVVVYHKSEKGSDHTEGGGGVSRRELSPSECTITKDKLLFNLDKPGLYTASMKDDMCVGKRVAMLAFLPSEMPKNRRPIIHLQFYFPFGELGQRLCDEWKAKDCVCVKDETTFILKQIGQDAKVEFETKFTQELSSILETKTLEIISYECLDFELDYSRLKTNDVDATVRIIQGECRAEIEIQGTLTDDMQQSSACVDIPIAYLTIATRMMCLRP